In one window of Pungitius pungitius unplaced genomic scaffold, fPunPun2.1 scaffold_148, whole genome shotgun sequence DNA:
- the LOC134116191 gene encoding chromatin-remodeling ATPase INO80-like isoform X1 codes for MTRMIDLLEEYMVYRKHTYMRLDGSSKISERRDMVADFQSRTDIFVFLLSTRAGGLGINLTAADTVIFYDSDWNPTVDQQAMDRAHRLGQTKQVTVYRLICQGSIEERILQRAKEKSEIQRVVISGGNFKPDTLKPKEVVSLLLDDDELEKKLRQRQDEKRQLEECSKVKERKRKREKYAEKQKKNEDSETKKKKKEVNLVISHAPSADNSNLSADGDDSFVSAEMDSAMPSPFSEISLSSELQPGSLPPDADADESSSDMLVIVDDAASSAPQSRATNSPSSVSGSVSDNMNGVSASETISPGRGRSGRSRGRPKGSGGGSKSGGKGRGRKSTAGSAAAMAGAMAGAAAASAAAYAAYGYSVSKAGLAASSPLQPSLGRSGASPAFNPSRSSSPQAKGGASTPSPHKQLAHSRHHHHHHHHHHHRSSSGSGSSHGAVRKGKGPGGPGAR; via the exons ATGACCCGCATGATCGACCTGCTGGag GAGTACATGGTCTACCGTAAGCACACCTACATGCGCCTCGATGGATCCTCCAAGATATCTGAGCGCAGGGACATGGTGGCCGACTTCCAGAGCCG gaCGGACATCTTTGTCTTCCTGCTGAGTACGAGGGCCGGAGGCCTCGGCATCAATCTGACTGCCGCTGACACG GTGATCTTCTACGACAGCGACTGGAACCCCACGGTGGACCAGCAGGCCATGGACAGAGCTCACCGGCTGGGTCAGACCAAGCAGGTCACCGTGTATCGCCTCATCTGCCAGGGCTCCATCGAGGAGAGGATCCTGCAGCGCGCCAAGGAGAAGAGCGAG ATCCAAAGAGTGGTCATCTCCGGGGGCAACTTCAAACCGGACACGCTGAAACCCAAAGAGGTGGTCAGCCTGCTGCTGGACGACGACGAGCTGGAGAAGAAAC TGCGTCAGAGACAGGACGAGAAGAGGCAGCTGGAAGAGTGCAGCAAGGTGAAGGAGcgcaagaggaagagggagaagtaCGCCGAGAAG cagaagaagaacgagGACTCGgagaccaagaagaagaagaaggaggtgaACCTGGTCATCTCTCACGCGCCCTCGGCCGACAACTCCAACCTGTCGGCGGACGGAGACGACTCCTTCGTCAGCGCCGAGATGGACTCGGCCATGCCCAGCCCCTTCAGcgag ATCTCCCTGAGCAGCGAGCTGCAGCCCGGCTCGTTGCCGCCGGACGCCGACGCCGACGAGAGCAGCAGCGACATGCTGGTGATCGTGGACGACGCGGCGTCCTCGGCGCCGCAGTCCCGCGCCACCAACTCGCCGTCGTCCGTGTCGGGGTCCGTCTCGGACAACATGAATG gcgtTTCGGCATCGGAAACCATCAGTCCCGGCAGAGGCAGGTCCGGGCGTAGTCGGGGGCGGCCCAAAGGCTCCGGAGGCGGGTCGAAGTCCGGCGGGAAGGGACGCGGGCGCAAGTCGACGGCGGGCAGCGCGGCGGCCATGGCGGGGGCGATGGCCGGAGCGGCGGCCGCCTCTGCGGCGGCCTACGCCGCGTACGGCTACAGCGTCTCCAAAG CGGGCCTCGCCGCCTCCAGCCCCCTGCAGCCCTCCCTGGGCCGGTCCGGTGCTAGCCCCGCCTTCAACCCCAGCAGGAGCTCCTCCCCCCAGGCCAAAGGAGGCGCCTCCACGCCGAGCCCCCACAAACAGCTGGCCCacagccgccaccaccaccatcaccaccaccaccaccaccaccgcagcagcagcggcagcggcagcagccacGGCGCCGTCAGGAAGGGCAAAGGCCCCGGGGGGCCAGGGGCCCGATGA
- the LOC134116191 gene encoding chromatin-remodeling ATPase INO80-like isoform X2, which produces MTRMIDLLEEYMVYRKHTYMRLDGSSKISERRDMVADFQSRTDIFVFLLSTRAGGLGINLTAADTVIFYDSDWNPTVDQQAMDRAHRLGQTKQVTVYRLICQGSIEERILQRAKEKSEIQRVVISGGNFKPDTLKPKEVVSLLLDDDELEKKLRQRQDEKRQLEECSKVKERKRKREKYAEKKKNEDSETKKKKKEVNLVISHAPSADNSNLSADGDDSFVSAEMDSAMPSPFSEISLSSELQPGSLPPDADADESSSDMLVIVDDAASSAPQSRATNSPSSVSGSVSDNMNGVSASETISPGRGRSGRSRGRPKGSGGGSKSGGKGRGRKSTAGSAAAMAGAMAGAAAASAAAYAAYGYSVSKAGLAASSPLQPSLGRSGASPAFNPSRSSSPQAKGGASTPSPHKQLAHSRHHHHHHHHHHHRSSSGSGSSHGAVRKGKGPGGPGAR; this is translated from the exons ATGACCCGCATGATCGACCTGCTGGag GAGTACATGGTCTACCGTAAGCACACCTACATGCGCCTCGATGGATCCTCCAAGATATCTGAGCGCAGGGACATGGTGGCCGACTTCCAGAGCCG gaCGGACATCTTTGTCTTCCTGCTGAGTACGAGGGCCGGAGGCCTCGGCATCAATCTGACTGCCGCTGACACG GTGATCTTCTACGACAGCGACTGGAACCCCACGGTGGACCAGCAGGCCATGGACAGAGCTCACCGGCTGGGTCAGACCAAGCAGGTCACCGTGTATCGCCTCATCTGCCAGGGCTCCATCGAGGAGAGGATCCTGCAGCGCGCCAAGGAGAAGAGCGAG ATCCAAAGAGTGGTCATCTCCGGGGGCAACTTCAAACCGGACACGCTGAAACCCAAAGAGGTGGTCAGCCTGCTGCTGGACGACGACGAGCTGGAGAAGAAAC TGCGTCAGAGACAGGACGAGAAGAGGCAGCTGGAAGAGTGCAGCAAGGTGAAGGAGcgcaagaggaagagggagaagtaCGCCGAGAAG aagaagaacgagGACTCGgagaccaagaagaagaagaaggaggtgaACCTGGTCATCTCTCACGCGCCCTCGGCCGACAACTCCAACCTGTCGGCGGACGGAGACGACTCCTTCGTCAGCGCCGAGATGGACTCGGCCATGCCCAGCCCCTTCAGcgag ATCTCCCTGAGCAGCGAGCTGCAGCCCGGCTCGTTGCCGCCGGACGCCGACGCCGACGAGAGCAGCAGCGACATGCTGGTGATCGTGGACGACGCGGCGTCCTCGGCGCCGCAGTCCCGCGCCACCAACTCGCCGTCGTCCGTGTCGGGGTCCGTCTCGGACAACATGAATG gcgtTTCGGCATCGGAAACCATCAGTCCCGGCAGAGGCAGGTCCGGGCGTAGTCGGGGGCGGCCCAAAGGCTCCGGAGGCGGGTCGAAGTCCGGCGGGAAGGGACGCGGGCGCAAGTCGACGGCGGGCAGCGCGGCGGCCATGGCGGGGGCGATGGCCGGAGCGGCGGCCGCCTCTGCGGCGGCCTACGCCGCGTACGGCTACAGCGTCTCCAAAG CGGGCCTCGCCGCCTCCAGCCCCCTGCAGCCCTCCCTGGGCCGGTCCGGTGCTAGCCCCGCCTTCAACCCCAGCAGGAGCTCCTCCCCCCAGGCCAAAGGAGGCGCCTCCACGCCGAGCCCCCACAAACAGCTGGCCCacagccgccaccaccaccatcaccaccaccaccaccaccaccgcagcagcagcggcagcggcagcagccacGGCGCCGTCAGGAAGGGCAAAGGCCCCGGGGGGCCAGGGGCCCGATGA